A window of Platichthys flesus chromosome 23, fPlaFle2.1, whole genome shotgun sequence contains these coding sequences:
- the tnnt2e gene encoding LOW QUALITY PROTEIN: troponin T2e, cardiac (The sequence of the model RefSeq protein was modified relative to this genomic sequence to represent the inferred CDS: substituted 1 base at 1 genomic stop codon) yields the protein MSEEEVEEMQQESDDPKPKPKXVLSMAVPKIPEGEKGDFDDIQKKRQEKDLAELHSLIEAHFIQRKKDEQELITLVNRIEKRRAERAEQQRIHAEQENERLAHVAEEKERKEQEDASKKQDEDAKKRKALANMTHQYAGVQQRQDGRKGARKQTEREKKKKILADRRKPLNIDRLSEVKLKEIADELWHWLMTLEAEKYELTEKLKRQKYDINVLQTRIAVQQKIAKGRVKAKGRLR from the exons ATGTCTGAAGAGGAAGTTGAGGAGATGCA ACAAGAat CTGATGACCCAAAACCCAAACCAAAGTAAGTCCTCT CGATGGCTGTGCCAAAGATaccagagggagagaaaggcgACTTTGAT GACATCCAGAAGAAGCGCCAGGAGAAGGATCTTGCTGAGCTGCACTCTCTGATCGAGGCCCACTTCATCCAGCGGAAGAAGGACGAGCAGGAACTCATCACTCTCGTTAACAGGATC GAGAAGCGTCGTGCTGAGAGGGCTGAACAGCAGAGGATCCATGCTGAGCAGGAGAACGAGAGACTGGCACATGTTGCT gaagaaaaggagagaaaggagcaggaggacgcAAGCAAGAAGCAGGATGAGGACGCCAAGAAGAGGAAAGCTCTGGCAAACATGACTCACCAGTATGCCGGCGTCCAACAAAGG CAGGACGGCAGGAAGGGAGCTAGGAAgcagacagagcgagagaagaaaaagaagatccTTGCCGACCGGAGGAAGCCGCTCAACATCGACCGTCTCAGTGAGGTCAAACTGAA GGAGATAGCCGATGAGCTGTGGCACTGGCTCATGACACTGGAGGCTGAGAAGTACGAGCTCACCGAGAAACTGAAGAGACAGAAATATGAT ATCAATGTGCTCCAGACCCGAATCGCTGTGCAGCAGAAGAT CGCCAAGGGAAGAGTCAAAGCCAAAGGCAGGCTGCGATAG